From Opisthocomus hoazin isolate bOpiHoa1 chromosome 10, bOpiHoa1.hap1, whole genome shotgun sequence, a single genomic window includes:
- the LOC104330632 gene encoding cytochrome P450 1A4, translating into MHIKQQRRGNGAPARRIGPPPLRSPSPGCWMLAAMKAAMSLLGSQGIVSATEVLLAAAAFCLVFLLIQCLRQRVPEGLKSPPGPRGYPILGNVLELRNDPHLVLTRLSQKYGDVMGIRIGTRPVLVLSGLETIKQALVKQGEDFIGRPDLYSFQYISNGQSLAFGTDSGEVWKARRRLAQNALNAFSVTPSPTSPSTCLLEEHVSKEADYLVTKLLQLMEQEKSFDLNQYLVVSVANVICAICFGKHYDHSNQELLNIVDLNNDFGDVAASGNPADFIPVLQYLPSHTMELFKDINRRFNIFVQKIVQEHYTSFDKEHIRDITDSLIEHCQKNSAGKDAHIPLSDEKIISIVYDLFGAGFDTVTTALSWSLLYVALYPDIQKRIQEELDQTIGWERRPRLSDRGTLPYMEAFILEMFRHSSFLPFTIPHSTTKATALNGYYIPKDTCVFINQWQVNHDEKLWKDPSTFNPERFLNAAGTKISRTESDKVMVFGLGKRRCLGESIGRWEVFLFLATMLQQLEFSLRPGEEVDITPQYGLTMKYKNCKCFQIKKRLPVKSSP; encoded by the exons ATGCATATAAAGCAGCAGCGGCGAGGGAACGGGGCACCTGCCCGGAGGATCgggcccccgccgctccgctccccttcCCCAG GTTGCTGGATGCTGGCAGCGATGAAGGCTGCGATGTCGCTGCTGGGAAGCCAAGGCATCGTCTCGGCCACTGAGGTCCTCCTCGCGGCTGCCGCCTTCTGCCTGGTCTTCCTGCTCAtccagtgcctccggcagcgcgtGCCCGAGGGGCTGAAGAGCCCCCCTGGACCCAGAGGCTACCCCATCCTCGGCAACGTGCTGGAGCTGAGGAATGACCCGCACCTGGTCCTGACCAGGCTGAGCCAGAAGTATGGGGACGTGATGGGGATCAGAATCGGCACCCGGCCCGTCCTGGTGCTGAGCGGGCTGGAGACCATCAAGCAAGCGCTGGTGAAGCAAGGAGAAGACTTCATAGGGCGCCCCGACCTCTACAGCTTCCAGTACATCTCGAACGGCCAGAGCCTGGCCTTTGGCACCGACTCGGGGGAGGTGTGGAAAGCCCGCAGAAGGCTGGCCCAGAATGCCCTGAATGCCTTctccgtcacccccagccccacctccccCTCCACCTGCCTCCTGGAGGAGCACGTCTCCAAGGAGGCTGACTACCTGGTCACCAAGCTCCTGCAGCtgatggagcaggagaagagcttTGACCTGAACCAGTACCTGGTGGTCTCTGTGGCCAATGTCATCTGCGCCATCTGCTTTGGCAAGCATTACGACCACAGCAACCAAGAGCTGCTCAACATAGTGGACCTCAACAACGATTTTGGGGACGTGGctgcctctggcaaccctgctgaCTTCATCCCCGTGCTCCAGTACCTTCCCAGCCACACCATGGAGCTCTTTAAGGACATCAACAGGCGTTTTAACATCTTTGTGCAAAAAATTGTCCAGGAGCATTACACCAGCTTTGATAAG GAGCACATCAGGGACATCACGGACTCGCTGATCGAGCACTGCCAGAAGAATAGTGCAGGGAAGGATGCCCACATCCCGCTCTCCGATGAGAAGATCATCAGCATCGTCTACGACCTCTTTGGGGCAG GCTTTGACACTGTGACGACTGCCTTGTCCTGGAGCCTCTTGTACGTCGCCTTGTACCCCGACATCCAGAAGAGGATCCAGGAAGAACTAG ACCAGACCATCGGGTGGGAGAGGAGACCGAGGCTGTCGGACCGCGGCACGCTGCCCTACATGGAAGCCTTCATCCTGGAGATGTTCAGGCACTCTTCCTTCCTGCCCTTCACCATCCCGCACAG TACGACAAAAGCGACGGCGTTGAATGGCTATTACATCCCCAAGGACACCTGCGTGTTTATCAACCAGTGGCAAGTGAATCACGACGA GAAGCTTTGGAAGGACCCCTCAACCTTCAACCCTGAGCGGTTCCTCAACGCGGCAGGGACCAAAATAAGCAGGACGGAGAGCGACAAAGTGATGGTTTTCGGCTTGGGGAAGAGGCGATGCCTCGGCGAGTCCATCGGCCGGTGGGAGGTCTTCCTCTTCTTGGCCACcatgctgcagcagctggagttcaGCCTCCGGCCCGGGGAGGAGGTGGACATCACTCCCCAGTACGGACTGACAATGAAATACAAGAACTGCAAGTGCTTCCAGATTAAGAAGCGTCTCCCCGTGAAGAGCTCTCCGTAA
- the LOC104330673 gene encoding LOW QUALITY PROTEIN: cytochrome P450 1A5-like (The sequence of the model RefSeq protein was modified relative to this genomic sequence to represent the inferred CDS: substituted 1 base at 1 genomic stop codon), giving the protein MKAAMSLVGSQGIVSATEVLLAAAVFCLVFLLIQCLWQRVPEGLKSPPGPRGYPILGNVLELRKDPHLVLTRLSQKYGDVMGIRIGTRPVLVLSGLETIKQALVKQGEDFIGRPDLYSFQYISNGQSLAFGTDSGEVWKARRRLAQNALNAFSVTPSPTSPSTCLLEEHVSKEADYLVTKLLQLMEQEKSFDLNQYLVVSVANVICAICFGKHYDHSNQELLNIVDLNNNFGDVAASGNPADFIPVLQYLPSRTMSLFKDFNKXFLWFLQKNVKEHYKTCDKNSIQDITNSLIEQCLEKKVEANTAMQIPKENIVNLVNDLFGAGFGTVTTGLSWSLMYLVAYPDTQNRIQEELDQTIGQERRLRLSDCGRLPYTEAFILEMFRHSAFLPFTILHRRVLSTTRDTVLNGYYIPKDRCVFVDQWRVNRDEKLWKDPLTFSPECFLSAEGTKVNKVDGEKVMVFGLGKRRCIWEPISRWQIFLSVSTLLQQLEFSVCNGKKAGITPLEGLSLKHKRREHFQVKQCFPMKSMN; this is encoded by the exons ATGAAGGCTGCGATGTCACTGGTGGGAAGCCAAGGCATCGTCTCGGCCACTGAGGTCCTTCTCGCGGCTGCCGTGTTCTGCCTGGTCTTCCTGCTCATCCAGTGCCTCTGGCAGCGCGTGCCCGAGGGGCTGAAGAGCCCCCCTGGACCCAGAGGCTACCCCATCCTCGGCAACGTGCTGGAGCTGAGGAAGGACCCGCACCTGGTCCTGACCAGGCTGAGCCAGAAGTATGGGGACGTGATGGGGATCAGAATCGGCACCCGGCCCGTCCTGGTGCTGAGCGGGCTGGAGACCATCAAGCAAGCGCTGGTGAAGCAAGGAGAAGACTTCATAGGGCGCCCCGACCTCTACAGCTTCCAGTACATCTCGAACGGCCAGAGCCTGGCCTTCGGCACCGACTCGGGGGAGGTGTGGAAAGCCCGCAGAAGGCTGGCCCAGAATGCCCTGAATGCCTTctccgtcacccccagccccacctccccCTCCACCTGCCTCCTGGAGGAGCACGTCTCCAAGGAGGCTGACTACCTGGTCACCAAGCTCCTGCAGCtgatggagcaggagaagagcttTGACCTGAACCAGTACCTGGTGGTCTCTGTGGCCAATGTCATCTGCGCCATCTGCTTTGGCAAGCATTACGACCACAGCAACCAAGAGCTGCTCAACATAGTGGACCTCAACAACAATTTTGGGGACGTGGctgcctctggcaaccctgctgaCTTCATCCCCGTGCTCCAGTACCTTCCCAGCCGCACCATGAGTTTATTTAAAGATTTCAACAAGTGATTCCTCTGGTTCCTGCAGAAGAATGTCAAAGAGCACTACAAGACCTGTGACAAA AACAGCATCCAAGACATCACCAACTCCCTCATTGAGCAGTGCCTGGAGAAAAAAGTGGAGGCAAATACTGCCATGCAAATCCCTAAGGAGAACATCGTCAACCTTGTGAATGACCTCTTTGGAGCAG GCTTTGGCACCGTGACAACTGGCCTGTCCTGGAGCCTCATGTATCTCGTGGCGTACCCTGACACCCAGAATAGGATCCAGGAAGAACTAG ACCAGACCATTGGACAGGAGAGGAGATTGAGGCTGTCGGACTGCGGCAGGCTGCCCTACACAGAAGCCTTCATCCTGGAGATGTTCAGGCACTCTGCCTTCCTGCCCTTCACCATCCTCCACAGGAGAGTGCTGAG CACAACCAGGGACACAGTGTTGAATGGCTACTACATCCCAAAGGACCGCTGCGTGTTTGTCGACCAGTGGCGAGTGAATCGTGATGA GAAACTTTGGAAGGATCCACTGACCTTCAGCCCGGAGTGTTTCCTCAGTGCTGAAGGGACCAAAGTGAACAAAGTGGATGGGGAGAAGGTGATGGTTTTTGGCCTGGGGAAAAGGAGGTGCATCTGGGAACCCATCTCCAGGTGGCAGATCTTCCTTTCCGTGTCCaccttgctccagcagctggagttcAGCGTCTGCAATGGGAAGAAGGCGGGCATAACGCCGCTCGAAGGACTGTCTCTGAAGCACAAAAGACGTGAGCACTTCCAGGTCAAGCAGTGCTTCCCCATGAAGAGCATGAACTGA